The sequence CTATGTCATTTCTGGATCGTATTATATAGATTGCTCGCTTGCAGGTTTCTTGTTGTTGAACTGTTGATTTGAAACATGGTCTTCAGATTTTTGGAAGGATTACCGTTTCGGGCAGTTCTTTTTCACTTAGCCTTCTGCACTTGCTATGCGCGTGTAGATTTCTTTTTGCAAGCATTACAATTAAatgttaattgttttttttttgttaaatcaGATATTAAGTTCTAGTAAAGggttatttttttatatggagTGGATTCTATTTTTTCATCCTTTAGTAGTTTTCAGCAACATTATTGAACACTGAGAAGATTGAAATGTTTTTGTTTCTATATTTTTCATTCTACCAGGTTCTGAATTTCCCTGGAGGAACAGTTAAATTCACCCAAGAATTGAAATTTCTGTCCGAAGCAACAGAGAGGATTTCCTGCTACCGAGTTCTTGATGACAGAGGGCAGCTACTAAGCAATAATTGTGTACAGGTCTTCGGCTTATGATACATACTTTGCGTTATATGTTTATACTagtgcaaaaataaataaataaagaagaaaagaaaaggctaGTTAAATATGATTTGGTATACTCAGATTGATGAGAATATTGCTgtgaagatgtacaaagacatGGTTATGCTTCAAACGATGGACTCTATCTTCTATGAAGCTCAAAGACAAGGAAGAATATCATTTTATGTCACTTCCATGGGAGAAGAGGCCATTAACATTGCATCTGCAGCTGCACTTACAATCGACGATTTTGTCTTTCCTCAGGTTACCATATTaaattcatgttttatcttttaTATCCTCGAGAAATGTGAAAACATGATCCGCTGTGCAGTATAGGGAGGCCGGGGTTCTGCTCTGGAGGGGATTTACAATACAAGATTTCGCTAACCAATGTTTTGGAAACAAAGTCGACAACGGAAAAGGCAGGCAGATGCCAGCACATTATGGATCCAAGAAGCACAATTATATCACTGTTGCTTCAACGGTTGGGTGAGAGACAATCTCTATGCATAAGTATTGTGCTTCAGTAcataattttcaattttatctTACAAGTGGTGGTGGAATTGCCCCATCAGCACTCAAGTTCTCCATGCTGTTGGTGCTGCTTATGCTCTAAAGATGGACGGAAAAGATGCGTGCACTATAACTTATTTTGGAGATGGAGGCTCTAGTACGGTAAATTTACAATTTAAACCATTATCGGCACGTAGGAATATAGACTTAAAAttcctattttatttattctgagGCAGATTTGATGTTAGATGTCCTATCTTTTAAATTTGATGCCAAAGATCAATCTTTAAGGTTTCGATATGTGATATAATTTTTGTTATACTGATAAATGTTAGGGAGATTTCCATGCTGCGTTAAATTTTGCCGCTGTCATGGAGGCTCCAGTCATACTTTTCTGCCGGAACAATGGATGGGCTATCAGCACACCAGTTAGCGAACAGTTTCGAAGTATATCTGATCCTATAAATCCACAAGGCATAATTACAAAAATTTCCTTGTTGGTTCTCTGACTGGATTCTTTATGTCTGTAGGTGATGGTATCGTGGTTAGAGGTCAGGCATACGGAGTACGTAGCATTCGAGTTGATGGTAATGATGCCCTTGCTGTGTTCAATGCTGTTCACGTTGCTCGCAAAATGGCCATTAATGAGTCCAGGCCTGTTTTAATCGAGGTGGGACATAGTTCTCTGTGGTTTTATGCATTACGTGAAAAAGGATTTCCAtgttatgttttatttgttttctCAGAGCTGATAGTTTTCGTTAACAGGCCCTCACGTACCGAGCAGGACACCACTCCACGTCTGACGATTCTTCCAAATATCGTCCTATTAAAGAGATGGAATGGTGGAGATCGGCTCAAGATCCCGTGGCAAGGTTTCGAAATTGGCTTGAAGGAGATGGTTGGTGGGATTCTCAAGCTGAGTTTGAATTACGGGAGACTGCTCGGAAAGAGGTAAACACAAGCGGACCATGTAGGCTCATAATGCTCGACTCTTTTAGACCCCCCAAAGCATCATTTTGACATTTGAATGTATGATGTCACCATTACGCCACAGGTGTTGCATGCAATTCAAGTTGCAGAGAAGATTGAGAAACCAGGTTTAGAAGAAATTTTCACAGATGTGTATGATGTTCCACCTTCCAACCTCTGTTACCAAGAAAAATCTCTGAGAGAGACGGTCGAAAAGCATCAGCAGGTCTACCCTCCTGATTTTCCGTATTAGAGCGATATTCAAATGTATATAATAGGTGAATAATCTTGAATACAATATGCTTCTTTTGCTGCATTCATtgatgcatgcactgaaaaaatttatggattagtatttgatatctgttacaaaGGGGAAAGTTATGGGGTAGGTAGTTTACTTTGCGTCTCGTCACGCACATACCGTGTTTCGTTAAGCCTTCTCTGCTTGCTAAATGCAGAAGTTATTATCTACTCAATACAACAGTAGAAGATACACTATGCCAAATATTAGGGGGCTAAGGTAGCGATCAGATCAATGAAAAGCTTCCGATTGATCTGATATTTAAGCTGATGTAAAGAAAGAGCAAATGAAAAATTATATGGCATTTAACTGGTATAATAATCAAATAGATCCGACCTAAAACGACAAAATATAAACGGTAATCCAAAAAAATCGTAAATATTAAATCCTACGAAAAAATCTAGACATAAATCCTATGCAAAAAAAATCTAAACATAAATCCTAAGAagtaaaacaacaataaaaaaaaataaatcaaacttCTTCTGGAGTAACACAAGATTGTTGTTGTTGATCCGTGAAGAAGCTACGCCAGAACCAATGTTTGTTCCAAACTCTGTCATTCATCTCATCAATGGGGATTCCTTTGGTTTCGGGCAAGAAGAATTTGGCAAAACATCCCATGACGAAGATCCAGGCagcgaagaagaagaagataccCGACCTCATATGGCAAAGCATGGTCAAGAAAGCTTGAGCAATTATGAAGGTGCAGATCATGTTGGTGCTGACCGCGAAGAAGAAGCCGGCAGTGCGTGTCTCCAGTGGGAATATCTCACTCGGGATCAACCAGCCGAGGGGACCCCATGACCAGGCGAAACCCATCACAAATACACAGATGAACACAATCACTACGGCCGAGAATGGTTTGGATATGGCATTTGTTGAGCCCAATTGGCTGTAAAGAATCGCTCCCGTCACAACCTGAGAAATAAGCATTTGGACTGCAGCCTCTTTGAGTAGAAACCTTCTTCCGAACCGATCGACACCAAATATTGCAACCAAAGTGGACAAAGAATTGACAAAACCAGTAACCATAGCTGACAGCAACGAAGCATTTGACCCCAGCCCCATTGTTTGAAACAACACGGGTGCATAAAACATTATCACATTGATCCCCGTAAATTGCTGGAACACTTGCAGTATGGTTCCACAGAAAAGTGGAGGAATACTGGATCTTTTCATCAAGTTTTTAAATGGGTTCCCCGCCTTTTTCGCAGCCTCTGTGGCACCAATGATTGCGTTATACTCTGCTTCAACGTCTTCCACGCCTCGGATCTTCTTGAGTACCCTTAGACCATCCTCTGTTTTGCCACGCTCGATCAGGCTAGTCGGCGTCTCGACGATGGCAAGAGATCCTAAGCCCAGGAGAATGGCCGGGAATGCAGCTACACCCAGTGATATCCTCCACCCATAAGTCTCAATTTTGGATGCCCCATAGTTTACTACATTTGCTATCAAAATGCCTAATGTGATTAGCATTTGGAAGCATATGTTTAGGCCTCCTCTGTATTTTGCTGGTGCAATTTCTGATATAAACAGTGGCACGGCCTGATTTCCAAAGCCAACTCCGGCACCTAGACAAACGCGGCCGATGATGAGCATAAGGAGATTGACGGCGGCGGCATTGAGGATGACTCCGACCAAAAAGAAGGCGGCGGCCAACTGCATGGTGCGCTTCCGGCCGAACTTTTTGCAGCAAAGGGACGCGATGAAGCTGCAAACCACCGCTGCTATGTAGAGCGACGATGTGAAGAGTTGGAGCATCTGATTGTCATATTTGCAGTAGTTATCTTCCTTTGCGCTGTGCTTCTTTTCGTAAACCTTGGGGAAGAATTTCAGCAAGAAACTATCCATGGACGTTACTCCTCCTGCATCACGTACAATTTCACGTCACTCTAATTTCTTTATGAAATACATATTATTTTCaagaatataatatataaagatTGCAGTACTATATATTTTGAacaacatgcaatatcagaacAAGAAAAGGAATAttgtaaacatatatatatatatcgatcaTATGTTTTCTTCATCAAGTTGGAATATTATTCATGAACAAGAATTAATTATGTACATGCGATATATATTTGTGATCTCTTGATTTCATGATTTCTTGAAACAAATAacaatttttcattaaaatCGTGATTCTACCTGATATGCCGATATCATAGCCAAACATGAGACCTCCGCAGGCTGCTATGATGGAACAAATTACGACTTGCATAGTCAACTTCGCCGGTAAGGAGTCGCCGCCCATCTCGTTCGCGAAAACGGGTGGTGCCATCGAGATCGTAGGAAAAATTTTAAGGATTCAGTCGGGGAAGAGGAGAAGATAGATGTTCAATCAAGGCTGCGATATATGTTTAGAACAAATTAGCATGAGATATATGAGTATATATAACATGCAATCATGTAGAATCCTATTAGGATTTTATTTCTTCAAATTAGTTGTAGTAGTGGTACAACTCTATTACATCACTTATCCTATTGTTGATAATCTTCTAATTCAAGTTATATCAATAttctatttaataaaaattaaataaggggaaaaatactatatatatatattttattaattacaaaaatattatacatcAATACATTACTATCAAATATCAATAATGATCTGTGATGGGTTATACCCAAGATTAATGTAGCCCACTAAATTTGGgcctaatatttaattatttaagaaAGTCCATCAATTGGACCATTCAATAGGTGAGCCCAACAAGGGTCTATGCCTACAAATTCTATATATCATGTGAATATAATACAAGTGTTGTTTTCAAAACATTTCTAATTTTgtgtaatttgttttttttaaaaaaaaaaaaaaatcaagctcCCTTTTGAATGTTAGAAATTTAATAACTCTGTTACAAATAAATAATTGTTTAACCCATTATGTGACATTCTCATAGATATATcctttataaaaattttaatacgatTTTAACTCCCTTTGTTGTATACAAATAATTTTTCATCATATTTTTTGTCATATAGTTCaaaatttaatcaatataaATGAATATAAATcgcattatttttttgaatttattttttttactcaaGTTGTTGTATAAGTTTATTTATGTGGTCATTTTATAATGTCGTCATATTGCAAAAACTAGTACATTTtaattgtaaaaatatttattatatgattttaatgACAATTTTCGTGTATTCAATCGCATAATATGAATTATAAATTTTCTGAAGTATCAAAATTCATACATTCAAAATTACGAAGTTGAGGtaatttgaatttcttttttaaaaattctatGATGTTAAAAGCCTATTTATTTTTACACGATGGTCTCAACCAGGGTGGTCAAAGCGGTTCCGCGACATAGGTGGCCCGTCAGAGAGTAcctcatttttcaaaaattattttactaattttgttatttttttataaaaaaacaattGGGGGTATATTGGTCTATTAATTTCTAATTGGAGGTAAATATCAGTAAACCTACGTATTTAATTTATATCACAAACTGAGTCATAAAACATATTATACcaaaatgaaacaaaaacaagaagttaattaactatatatttttttccaaagAATGAATTATTTCCCGAATTTATTCATTTGAACACAAGATATTATTTACTATTCTGAATTCTGATGACTACTGTTACATTTCTAAACATTGTAAATAGAAGTTGTTCAAATCCTGTTTGAGATAAAACCATGATCCAAATAAGAGGAAAGAGGGAGAATTCATTAAAATATCCCCATTGTTTCAATTTAGTCCCGATTATGTCCCTCTAATATTTCAGGGGCCAATTTAGTCCTTCACAATTTATTATGTGTTCCACTCTATCCCTGCCGTTAATTGTCAAGCTTTTGGTGGGTTAATTCATTAAAATATCCTCAATGATTCAATTTAGTCCCGATTATGTCCCTCTAGTTTTTCAGGTGCCGATTTTGTCCCTTTACAATTTATTATGTGTTCCACCCTATCCCTGCCGTTAATTGTCTCGTCTTTGGCTAACGGAAAAAATTCACATGCGATAATTCCCAACAAAAGCCCGATATTGAATCCTTAGCCCTAATTCCCAAATCGCAGTCCCAATCGTCCCGATTTTCTCTCCACACCACCAACCCTTCGCCGAGGGTTGCAACGGCGTCGGGAGTACACATCGGTCTTGTTCGACTACGGTAAGTGCATTATAGTTTATTTACGTTTTATTTTAGAAATCGACCGAGACTTGCAGATATTTcagtaaaatatttttcacgAAATTGCATGTGTCGATTTAATGATTTGGGAAATAAACTTTTGAACTTCTTTATATGTTTGTGAAATATTGCAAGTACAAAAATGAAATGCTGGTGCCAAAATCTTTCATCGGGCCAACTCAAACATTTACTTCACAATTGACAAATCCAATAGGCGTatgttcaatatatatatatttatatttgtgtATGTATCTATACATGCTTTGATCACAAATTCTTAAACCTTTTTTTGATAATTCTAGATTATGGTGGTCGGGCTTTCGACCTTTACAGCCTTCTCCATTTGTGTTGTTGAGATTGTTTCATTATTTCAAGCTTCTTTGGTTGTTGCAATCTTTCTTACACAAgcattacatatatatatatatatatatatatatatatatatatatatatatatatagagtttttttatggtgcccaactcatatgcccaactccatgcccaccatgtacaatatgtaagttgaccaacacaattgatgagttgacttatcacatattatacatggtgggcatggagttgggcatatagagttgggcaccataaaaaaactctatatatatatatatatatatatatagtgatcTAACTATTACGTACTGTTGTGTTGTGAATTAGTGCTTGTTGTTTTATTTGTCCCTCATGATTGATTTTGATAATTGATATATTCTACAGGAAAATAAAATTATCTCACTGAGATTTGATGGCTAGACGAAGTACATGTTTCTTGAAATTTACCCCGGACTATGGTATTCTATTTCATATGAGAATTTACATTATATGTTGTTTACTTAGTTGCTGAATTGCACTAAAAGTTTGTTGTGTTTGCTTTTACGTGCAGGCCATCTTGGTGAACCCACATTTATTAGtttgaaaatttattataatGGAACAATGAATGTGATGACTACATCCAAGGAATATGTTGGAGGGAGTATCGAGTATTTTGACTTTGTTGATAGCCGAAAAATCCAGATGCTTCATTTGTGGGGATTTGCGGAAGAATTAGGCCTGAAAAACAAAGAAAGGATTAGATTTTGGCATAATGATAGATATCTAGAGAATGAAGAAGATGTATTGGCCATCAAAAGGCACATCCCAACTAACTATGAAGTGGAAATTTATATAGAAGATTATAATGTAGAAGCTGATGAAAGTGACACTATTTTTGATGTTAATATAGAAgctgaagatgatgatgaaagTGGATCAGATTATGGTGACGATGATGTAGAAGAAGAGGAATTTTATGATAGTGGGtatgattttgaagaagatGATAGGATTTTCGATAGTCATGTTGATCATGATGTTGAAATGTTGGAGAATAGAGCGGCTATTGATTTTGGAGAAATTCCTAATAAGGTTTTAACTATTATGCAGAATGAAGAAGGTGATGCCAATTGCGTTGATATTGATGAATTGGTTAGTGATTCTGATGATGATGTTGTTGAAGCCCAGAAATTTCCTTTGTTCGACCCCGGTAAAGATTCAAAAAACCCCGACTTGCAGGTGGGAATGATTTTTAGCTCAAGAGATGAGGCTAAATTTGCTATTGAAAGTCATTGCATTAGGCGGGGGAAATCTGTTAAGTTCATTAAAGTCGATAAGAAGAGACTTAGGGGGAAGTGCAGAAATAAAGGTTGTGATTGGGTGATTCACGTATCGCCAATGGGTCATGACAGTTGCTGGCAGATAAAAACTTTTCAACCAAAACACAACAGCTGTTTTTGGGATCACAGTAATAGAACCGCAAGTTCTAGTTGGTTGAGCAAAACATTTGTCAAAAAGTTTAAATCGAACATGAAGTTGGGGACCATAGAATTCAAAGATGAGGTTAACAGCACCCTAAAATTGATTATTTCAAGAAAAAGGGCTTATTTGGCAAAGAGGAAAGCTCTTGAGATGGTTCAAGGCACTATTCAACAACAATTTTGTAGAATTAGAAATTACTGTGCAGAGTTGACCAGGGTAGATCCGAGTGCCACAGTCATTTTAAAATTGACTGAGGATGATGATGGTCCAAGGTTCCAGCGTATGTACGTCTGTTTTTCAGCATGCAAAGAAGGCTTTAAGAAAGCATGTAGACCTGTAATTGGTGTCGATGGATGTTTTCTTAAGAGTAAGAATGGTGGACAATTGTTAGCAGCTGTTGGGCTAGATCCCAACAATAATATCTTTCCGATTTGCTATGCAATGGTTGAGAGAGAAACAAAAGATAGTTGGATGTGGTTTCTGCAGTTATTGGCCACTGATATAGGCATTGGAGATGGATATGGATGGACTTTCATGTCAGACAAACAAAAAGGGTTGATTCCTGCATTTGAAAGTTTGTTTCCTATCGCTGAGAATCGATTTTGTGTTAGGCATTTACACACAAACATGAAAAGAGATGGTTTTCGAGGTTTGTCTATTAAAAATTTACTTTGGGCAGCAGCCAAAGCAACGACGATTGCAGAATTCCGTGAAAGGATGgatgatatgaaaaaaattgaTGAGAAAGCGTATGAGTGGTTGGCCAAGAAACCAGAGGAACAGTGGTCTAAGTCA comes from Henckelia pumila isolate YLH828 chromosome 4, ASM3356847v2, whole genome shotgun sequence and encodes:
- the LOC140860043 gene encoding 2-oxoisovalerate dehydrogenase subunit alpha 2, mitochondrial-like; amino-acid sequence: MAFYVSKSGKYLRHFNQKIGYLSYRSSCFSHEHYSVSENNGIPHLLSCNRPTLFISRRFESIRPDKQLDYLNDNGGPQVLNFPGGTVKFTQELKFLSEATERISCYRVLDDRGQLLSNNCVQIDENIAVKMYKDMVMLQTMDSIFYEAQRQGRISFYVTSMGEEAINIASAAALTIDDFVFPQYREAGVLLWRGFTIQDFANQCFGNKVDNGKGRQMPAHYGSKKHNYITVASTVGTQVLHAVGAAYALKMDGKDACTITYFGDGGSSTGDFHAALNFAAVMEAPVILFCRNNGWAISTPVSEQFRSDGIVVRGQAYGVRSIRVDGNDALAVFNAVHVARKMAINESRPVLIEALTYRAGHHSTSDDSSKYRPIKEMEWWRSAQDPVARFRNWLEGDGWWDSQAEFELRETARKEVLHAIQVAEKIEKPGLEEIFTDVYDVPPSNLCYQEKSLRETVEKHQQVYPPDFPY
- the LOC140860042 gene encoding sugar transport protein 8-like, with amino-acid sequence MQVVICSIIAACGGLMFGYDIGISGGVTSMDSFLLKFFPKVYEKKHSAKEDNYCKYDNQMLQLFTSSLYIAAVVCSFIASLCCKKFGRKRTMQLAAAFFLVGVILNAAAVNLLMLIIGRVCLGAGVGFGNQAVPLFISEIAPAKYRGGLNICFQMLITLGILIANVVNYGASKIETYGWRISLGVAAFPAILLGLGSLAIVETPTSLIERGKTEDGLRVLKKIRGVEDVEAEYNAIIGATEAAKKAGNPFKNLMKRSSIPPLFCGTILQVFQQFTGINVIMFYAPVLFQTMGLGSNASLLSAMVTGFVNSLSTLVAIFGVDRFGRRFLLKEAAVQMLISQVVTGAILYSQLGSTNAISKPFSAVVIVFICVFVMGFAWSWGPLGWLIPSEIFPLETRTAGFFFAVSTNMICTFIIAQAFLTMLCHMRSGIFFFFAAWIFVMGCFAKFFLPETKGIPIDEMNDRVWNKHWFWRSFFTDQQQQSCVTPEEV
- the LOC140866590 gene encoding uncharacterized protein, with protein sequence MARRSTCFLKFTPDYGHLGEPTFISLKIYYNGTMNVMTTSKEYVGGSIEYFDFVDSRKIQMLHLWGFAEELGLKNKERIRFWHNDRYLENEEDVLAIKRHIPTNYEVEIYIEDYNVEADESDTIFDVNIEAEDDDESGSDYGDDDVEEEEFYDSGYDFEEDDRIFDSHVDHDVEMLENRAAIDFGEIPNKVLTIMQNEEGDANCVDIDELVSDSDDDVVEAQKFPLFDPGKDSKNPDLQVGMIFSSRDEAKFAIESHCIRRGKSVKFIKVDKKRLRGKCRNKGCDWVIHVSPMGHDSCWQIKTFQPKHNSCFWDHSNRTASSSWLSKTFVKKFKSNMKLGTIEFKDEVNSTLKLIISRKRAYLAKRKALEMVQGTIQQQFCRIRNYCAELTRVDPSATVILKLTEDDDGPRFQRMYVCFSACKEGFKKACRPVIGVDGCFLKSKNGGQLLAAVGLDPNNNIFPICYAMVERETKDSWMWFLQLLATDIGIGDGYGWTFMSDKQKGLIPAFESLFPIAENRFCVRHLHTNMKRDGFRGLSIKNLLWAAAKATTIAEFRERMDDMKKIDEKAYEWLAKKPEEQWSKSHFNRTPKCDVLLNNMCECFNSLILDAREKPIIPMFETIRNLLMVRFQLNREKAKKWDNKICPNIKKVLANIYMDAAQHSPMQADSSHFQINGPSGQHTVDFATNSCSCRKWDLTGIPCQHAVCAIWCKYQDPQDYVHSYYEVEAYKKCYEKSVLPVTGADLWPECALPSPLPPVYTEKVGRPAKLRRRERDEPPSSSRTHLRGARRNNKCKKCGEFGHNKRTCKAPKEIVHEHLTQQSQKTFVASEQIKRKKLQVRRSVAQVSMKTGAASNSTTIDATNMKKHVLVKGGKNFMTVSRLGAILRDQRKQSRLVPVHGDERAVSKNKSASSASEASTVKT